Proteins found in one Acinetobacter sp. XH1741 genomic segment:
- a CDS encoding HIT family protein: MAYDDQNIFAKILRGELPAIKLYEDDQVLAFMDIMPQADGHALVIPKTPAETLLDLPPEAAAYTIQIVQKIAKAMETALNLDGIVLMQLSGAAAGQTVPHVHFHLIPTNVHQLGKHAAQLGDQDKIKALAEKIKEAL, translated from the coding sequence ATGGCATATGATGATCAAAATATCTTCGCAAAAATTTTACGTGGAGAACTTCCAGCGATAAAACTCTATGAAGATGATCAAGTTCTAGCTTTTATGGATATTATGCCCCAAGCCGATGGTCATGCATTAGTTATTCCAAAAACTCCTGCAGAAACTTTACTTGATTTACCACCTGAAGCGGCAGCCTATACTATTCAGATTGTGCAAAAAATTGCTAAAGCAATGGAAACTGCATTGAATCTAGATGGAATTGTACTCATGCAATTGTCAGGTGCCGCAGCTGGACAAACCGTCCCTCATGTTCATTTTCACCTAATTCCTACAAATGTTCACCAACTAGGTAAACATGCTGCACAATTAGGAGATCAGGATAAAATCAAAGCATTAGCTGAAAAAATTAAAGAAGCACTTTGA
- a CDS encoding GFA family protein, whose translation MSNIGSCLCNQVRFSISCEIKTVYHCHCSLCRKQTGTGANAATLVIDSQFNWLVGNQYIKSYKKETGFTSSFCSSCGSPVPNKINGTNYMWIPLGLLEQPFNPVLKLNFCIESKHEWVVLGEAHENFAHLPVMDEFLKYFK comes from the coding sequence ATGAGTAACATCGGTTCTTGTTTATGTAATCAAGTCAGGTTTTCTATATCTTGTGAAATAAAAACAGTTTATCACTGTCATTGCAGCTTATGTCGTAAACAAACTGGTACGGGAGCGAATGCAGCGACTTTGGTAATAGATAGCCAGTTTAACTGGTTGGTAGGCAATCAATATATTAAGAGCTATAAAAAGGAAACTGGTTTTACTTCATCATTTTGTAGTAGTTGTGGTTCCCCAGTACCCAATAAAATTAATGGTACAAACTATATGTGGATACCACTTGGACTGCTGGAACAACCTTTTAATCCAGTCTTAAAGCTTAATTTTTGTATAGAATCGAAACATGAGTGGGTGGTATTAGGTGAGGCTCATGAAAATTTTGCCCATTTGCCAGTGATGGACGAGTTCCTCAAGTATTTTAAATAA
- a CDS encoding class I SAM-dependent methyltransferase — protein sequence MFNQHEINLKQYQNKSLSYLNSKAHSEGVEFDKFIKELEKYSNAVVLDLGCGGGHVAYNVANYADLVFAYDLSHEMLDTVSKAANDRKIKNIFVQQGIAEDMPFTDEQFDVIISRYSAHHWQHVPTAMKEINRVLKPNGTVIFVDIISSSFPILDTFLQTLEVIRDPSHVRNYSIKEWVYFIEDAGFELTALDKQTLILEFESWVKRMKTPEDQIKTLKYLQENASDIVKKYFNIQKDGSFESKVGYFVFKKIAF from the coding sequence ATGTTTAACCAACATGAGATAAATTTAAAACAGTATCAAAATAAGTCTTTAAGTTATTTAAATAGTAAAGCTCACTCTGAAGGAGTTGAGTTTGATAAATTTATTAAGGAACTTGAAAAATATTCAAATGCCGTAGTTTTAGATTTAGGTTGTGGGGGTGGACACGTAGCGTATAACGTTGCTAACTACGCCGATCTTGTTTTTGCTTATGATTTATCTCATGAAATGCTCGACACTGTTTCAAAAGCTGCAAATGACCGAAAAATAAAGAATATCTTTGTACAGCAGGGTATTGCCGAAGATATGCCTTTTACTGATGAGCAGTTTGATGTAATTATTAGCCGATACTCTGCCCATCATTGGCAGCATGTACCTACAGCAATGAAAGAAATAAACCGTGTTTTAAAACCTAATGGTACAGTCATTTTTGTCGATATCATTAGCTCAAGCTTTCCTATTTTAGATACATTTTTGCAGACTCTAGAAGTTATTCGCGACCCGAGTCATGTAAGAAACTACAGCATTAAAGAATGGGTTTATTTTATAGAAGATGCAGGTTTTGAATTGACGGCCTTGGATAAGCAAACACTAATATTAGAGTTTGAGAGTTGGGTAAAACGTATGAAAACTCCCGAAGATCAAATAAAAACGCTTAAATATCTTCAAGAAAATGCATCAGATATAGTAAAAAAATATTTTAACATCCAAAAAGACGGAAGCTTTGAAAGTAAGGTCGGGTATTTTGTATTTAAAAAGATAGCTTTCTAG
- a CDS encoding porin: MKKLLLAAAVATLSINAVQAAPTLYGKLNVSINQVDNKNFDGKSDVTEINSNASRIGVKGEEKLTDKLSAVYLAEWAIATDGSGSDSDLSARNRYIGLKTDGVGTLKVGKYDSYFKTAAGNNQDIFNDDTRLDITNIMYGENRLDNVIGFELDPKLLAGVTFNIMAQTGESTTDNKPGETGKDSKNNGFDSVSTALGYENKDLGLAVAAAGDFGIKGKYAAYGLKDIYTDAYRVTGSYDIAKTGLVIGALWQHAEPTDQLTAYGQTYKADGTVDKAGKAYRDLQEEAYSITAAYKIPNTKLKVKAEYSSAQTQVSGLADRTIDLYGVGLDYQINKQARFYGIVAQQKRDWLSDNDKQTVVGTGIEYNF; encoded by the coding sequence ATGAAGAAATTGCTACTCGCTGCCGCAGTTGCAACTTTGAGCATAAACGCGGTGCAAGCAGCGCCAACTTTGTATGGCAAACTGAATGTTTCTATTAACCAAGTTGACAATAAAAATTTCGATGGGAAAAGTGACGTTACTGAAATTAACTCAAACGCTTCTCGCATTGGGGTAAAAGGCGAAGAAAAATTAACTGACAAGCTATCTGCTGTTTATTTAGCTGAGTGGGCAATTGCTACTGATGGTTCAGGTTCTGATAGCGACCTTAGCGCTCGTAACCGTTATATCGGTTTAAAAACTGATGGTGTTGGTACATTAAAAGTAGGTAAATACGATTCTTACTTTAAAACTGCTGCTGGTAATAACCAAGATATCTTTAATGACGATACACGTTTAGATATTACTAATATCATGTACGGTGAAAACCGTTTAGATAACGTAATTGGTTTTGAATTAGACCCTAAATTATTAGCTGGTGTAACTTTCAACATCATGGCTCAAACTGGTGAAAGTACTACTGATAATAAACCAGGCGAAACTGGTAAAGACAGTAAAAACAACGGTTTTGACTCTGTATCAACTGCACTTGGTTATGAAAACAAAGACCTTGGCTTAGCAGTTGCTGCTGCAGGTGACTTCGGTATTAAAGGTAAATATGCGGCTTACGGTCTAAAAGATATTTATACAGACGCTTACCGCGTAACAGGCTCTTATGACATCGCAAAAACAGGTCTTGTAATAGGTGCTTTATGGCAACACGCTGAACCTACTGATCAGTTAACTGCATATGGTCAAACATACAAAGCAGATGGAACAGTTGATAAAGCTGGTAAAGCTTACCGTGATTTACAAGAAGAAGCATATTCAATAACAGCTGCTTATAAAATCCCAAATACTAAACTTAAAGTGAAAGCAGAATATTCTTCTGCACAAACACAAGTAAGTGGTTTAGCAGATCGTACAATTGATTTGTACGGCGTAGGTCTTGATTACCAAATCAATAAACAAGCTCGTTTCTACGGTATTGTTGCTCAGCAAAAACGTGATTGGTTGAGTGATAACGACAAACAAACTGTTGTTGGTACTGGTATCGAATATAACTTCTAA
- a CDS encoding cell envelope integrity protein TolA: MKSIIILTSIFLLSGCAINSKSLSPVKNTDDKILLEAQKYKQEYQRKILRTWDIPPSSVGMSASVKVFLSDSGEIEQIIFLDKEDQKFKSSIEKAIWRASPFTMPSNPDLRKQVRKFNIKFQAK, from the coding sequence ATGAAAAGTATCATTATTTTAACTTCTATATTTTTATTAAGTGGGTGTGCAATTAACTCTAAATCATTATCTCCAGTTAAAAATACTGATGATAAAATTCTTTTAGAGGCTCAAAAATATAAGCAAGAATATCAAAGAAAAATTTTACGGACTTGGGATATTCCACCTTCTTCGGTAGGAATGAGTGCAAGCGTTAAAGTTTTTTTAAGTGATAGTGGTGAGATTGAGCAAATTATTTTCTTGGATAAAGAAGACCAAAAATTTAAATCAAGCATTGAAAAAGCGATATGGCGTGCAAGCCCTTTTACTATGCCTTCTAATCCAGACTTAAGAAAACAGGTCAGAAAGTTCAACATCAAATTTCAGGCGAAGTAA
- a CDS encoding YARHG domain-containing protein: protein MNKLLVAVFTGMVSLAGFSAQAATPEQECQKLQDDYNLIYASKGFCFKDQDAKEKYGNENCHTTKPKFSDKEQQRLDAIKERQKELKCK, encoded by the coding sequence ATGAATAAATTATTGGTTGCAGTATTTACTGGAATGGTAAGCCTTGCCGGTTTCAGTGCTCAAGCTGCAACACCTGAGCAAGAATGTCAAAAATTGCAAGACGATTACAATTTGATTTATGCATCAAAAGGCTTTTGTTTTAAAGACCAAGATGCTAAAGAAAAATATGGTAATGAAAACTGTCATACGACTAAGCCAAAATTCTCTGATAAAGAGCAGCAACGTCTAGACGCAATTAAAGAACGTCAAAAAGAATTGAAGTGTAAATAG